One Nerophis ophidion isolate RoL-2023_Sa linkage group LG23, RoL_Noph_v1.0, whole genome shotgun sequence genomic window carries:
- the mrpl12 gene encoding 39S ribosomal protein L12, mitochondrial → MFCIRRTLRAAAHIQRTLLHQHRCALPLLKSNSTLAAPSFDGPHKEYSPKIQQLVNDIANLTLLEVSDLNDLLKKTLNIKDVGMMPMGAMAASGAHGAQTREEAPIKKEKTHFTVKLTEVNTAEKVKLIKEVKNCIQGLNLVQAKKLVESLPQEIRANVSKDEAEKLQAALQAAGGTVVLE, encoded by the exons ATGTTCTGTATCCGGAGGACATTGCGGGCCGCGGCTCACATCCAGCG GACTCTTCTTCACCAACACAGGTGTGCACTTCCACTCCTCAAAAGCAACAGCACTCTGGCCGCTCCTTCCTTCGACGGCCCTCACAAAGAGTACTCCCCCAAAATTCAGCAGCTGGTAAACGACATTGCCAACCTCACCTTGCTAGAAGTTTCGGACCTGAATGATCTTCTCAAG aaaacactgaatattaaggaTGTGGGGATGATGCCGATGGGAGCAATGGCTGCATCAGGTGCTCATGGAGCTCAG ACGAGGGAAGAAGCCCCCATCAAGAAGGAGAAGACTCACTTCACGGTCAAGCTAACTGAAGTCAACACTGCTGAGAAAGTCAAGCTCATAAAGGAGGTGAAGAACTGCATCCAAGGCTTGAATCTGGTGCAG GCCAAGAAACTAGTGGAGTCCCTTCCCCAGGAGATCCGTGCCAATGTTTCCAAAGATGAGGCAGagaagctgcaagcagcattgcAGGCAGCAGGTGGCACGGTGGTCTTGGAGTAG